From a single Novipirellula caenicola genomic region:
- a CDS encoding PVC-type heme-binding CxxCH protein, with product MHPYLRLIAAMIVIGEFSFAIAEPPQNPTPLRYTKWSGKINVPDPVAISFDNEGTAYVTQTQRRKAQDLDIRNNRDWITNDVGFQSVEDRRNFYHQRLAPNQNQDKNRKRVDDLNGDGSHDWRDLTVISEKIHTLRDRDGDGIADTFKLFAENFQTEVTGIAAGVLWFNGDVYTTIAPDLWRLRDTDNDLVADHRESIASGFAIHIAYAGHDMHGLTVGPDGKIYWSIGDKGISLTSREGKRFHYPNQGGVMRCDPDGSNFEVFAHGLRNVQELAFDQYGNLFGVDNDADQPSEKERFVYIVRDMDAGWRCNYQYRGSGFNPWTDERLWVPHFDGQPSYILPTLKNYIDGPAGFTFNPGTALSSAYRDYFFLTGAPGGFQFAFQAKPDGASFTMENEHSIGSGIPLVGINFGPDGALYGVDWGGGYPLNQSGAVWKIDAPDSDLTEIRREVSQQLKKGFSKLPSADLRRLLGHDDQRIRMGAQFELVKQHDTDTLSSALMSESEMTRVHAVWGLGQLARGGESAATHALISLLRSEDPEMRAQAARTLTDIKGVDGGIFLPLLDDDSDRVRFMAMIALSKHPSDDAVDSLLRISNSLAESKRYLRFAVSRALRSCATAEQLVAAQAAATMVGRLNLVVALRGNGSPRSLEPFLRDPSEQVATEAARALHDDFSSDDQLQVLAATLPTAQHNGESFIRRLLNANYRLGGRDQFESVVQYASQETHSVPLRIEAIKMLGSWLKPDPLDRVDGRRRNATQPREVDAPRMSIALSKLASENNPKLQAAAIDAAARTGSRLSAASLSEIVRTTDQDVQLRIASLKTLDKQDPEALSQVLPAAMQDRETSLQLSAIHFYAKHHADQADTFLTGLVSDSKKLAIKQYAIAALSKQRGEASEQRLIEMLEQIANDTLPGEIILDVLETAEQRATKSPAIQAAFDKANAAINQRFANTPEKSRPFLVSRDGGDAARGKVIFDTHLGAQCIRCHKVGKEGSDVGPNLLGIAASKDRDYLLQSVIAPSKDIDKKYQTQSFLMDSGQIVMGLVKSEGDDETIISDSQGKEIRLSNDEIEDVSKNEVSIMPDMTDVLTRKEVRDVVAYLSTLKSK from the coding sequence ATGCATCCTTACCTTCGCTTGATCGCCGCGATGATTGTTATTGGCGAGTTCTCATTCGCAATCGCCGAACCACCGCAAAACCCCACGCCGCTGCGTTACACCAAATGGAGCGGCAAGATCAATGTGCCCGACCCCGTGGCGATCAGTTTTGACAACGAAGGCACGGCGTATGTAACGCAAACGCAGCGGCGAAAGGCTCAGGATCTTGACATCCGCAACAACCGCGACTGGATCACGAACGATGTTGGGTTTCAAAGCGTCGAAGACCGCCGCAACTTTTATCATCAGCGATTGGCCCCGAACCAAAACCAAGACAAAAACCGCAAACGTGTCGACGATCTAAACGGTGATGGATCGCATGATTGGCGAGACTTGACCGTCATCAGTGAAAAGATCCATACGCTGCGTGATCGCGATGGCGATGGCATTGCCGATACGTTCAAGTTGTTCGCAGAGAACTTTCAAACCGAAGTCACCGGAATCGCCGCGGGCGTGCTGTGGTTCAATGGCGATGTGTACACCACGATTGCCCCCGATTTGTGGCGACTGCGAGACACCGATAACGACCTAGTCGCCGACCATCGCGAATCGATTGCATCGGGGTTTGCGATCCATATCGCCTATGCCGGTCATGACATGCACGGATTGACCGTCGGCCCCGATGGAAAGATTTATTGGTCAATCGGTGACAAGGGAATCTCGTTGACCTCACGCGAAGGCAAGCGATTTCACTATCCCAATCAAGGTGGTGTGATGCGCTGCGATCCGGACGGCAGCAATTTCGAAGTGTTTGCGCACGGTTTGCGAAACGTCCAAGAGTTGGCGTTTGATCAATACGGCAACCTGTTTGGCGTCGACAACGATGCCGATCAACCCAGTGAAAAAGAACGGTTTGTCTATATCGTTCGTGATATGGATGCCGGATGGCGGTGCAATTACCAGTACCGCGGCAGCGGTTTTAACCCTTGGACGGACGAACGATTGTGGGTTCCTCATTTCGATGGACAACCCTCCTATATTCTGCCCACGTTAAAGAATTACATCGACGGTCCGGCCGGGTTCACTTTCAATCCTGGAACCGCCCTTTCGTCTGCCTATCGCGACTACTTTTTCTTGACCGGAGCTCCCGGTGGATTCCAGTTTGCGTTTCAAGCTAAACCGGACGGTGCTTCGTTTACGATGGAAAACGAGCACTCGATCGGCAGTGGCATCCCGCTGGTCGGTATCAACTTTGGTCCCGACGGGGCGCTTTACGGTGTCGATTGGGGCGGCGGTTATCCACTGAATCAATCGGGGGCCGTTTGGAAGATTGATGCTCCTGATTCGGATCTCACCGAGATACGCCGCGAGGTCTCGCAACAACTCAAAAAGGGCTTTTCCAAGCTGCCCTCCGCAGACCTCCGACGACTTCTTGGGCACGATGATCAACGCATTCGCATGGGTGCTCAGTTTGAATTAGTCAAACAGCACGACACCGATACACTAAGCAGCGCGTTGATGTCGGAATCGGAAATGACGCGTGTTCATGCAGTCTGGGGACTTGGACAACTTGCACGCGGTGGCGAATCCGCAGCCACGCACGCCTTGATCTCGCTGCTCCGATCCGAGGATCCGGAGATGCGAGCCCAAGCGGCAAGAACCTTGACCGATATCAAGGGTGTCGATGGCGGGATCTTCCTGCCATTGCTTGATGATGACAGTGACCGCGTTCGCTTTATGGCAATGATCGCGCTCAGTAAGCATCCATCGGACGATGCAGTCGACTCCCTGCTACGGATCTCGAACTCGCTTGCCGAGTCGAAACGTTATCTGCGATTTGCGGTCTCGCGAGCGCTGCGAAGCTGTGCGACCGCAGAACAACTCGTCGCTGCCCAAGCCGCTGCCACCATGGTGGGCCGGCTAAACCTCGTCGTGGCGCTTCGTGGTAACGGATCACCGCGTTCACTTGAACCGTTTCTTCGCGACCCCAGTGAACAGGTCGCTACCGAAGCCGCTCGCGCGCTGCATGATGATTTTTCGAGTGACGACCAATTACAGGTGCTCGCCGCTACATTGCCCACGGCGCAGCACAATGGCGAATCGTTCATCCGCCGGCTGCTCAATGCCAATTATCGTCTAGGAGGCCGTGACCAATTTGAATCCGTCGTCCAATACGCGAGCCAAGAAACCCACTCGGTGCCGCTGCGAATCGAAGCGATCAAGATGTTGGGATCTTGGCTGAAACCTGATCCACTCGACCGAGTCGATGGCCGTCGACGCAATGCAACCCAGCCACGCGAAGTGGACGCTCCGCGTATGAGTATCGCGCTGTCGAAATTAGCAAGCGAGAACAACCCCAAACTACAAGCTGCAGCGATCGACGCGGCTGCCCGAACCGGCAGCCGGTTGTCCGCCGCGTCGCTGAGTGAGATTGTTCGCACGACCGACCAAGATGTTCAGCTTCGCATCGCCTCGCTTAAAACACTGGACAAACAAGACCCCGAAGCACTCAGTCAGGTGCTGCCCGCCGCGATGCAAGATCGTGAAACGAGCCTGCAGTTAAGTGCCATCCACTTCTATGCAAAACATCACGCCGATCAAGCCGATACCTTTTTAACGGGATTGGTTTCCGACAGCAAAAAACTTGCGATCAAACAGTATGCGATCGCGGCACTCAGCAAACAGCGAGGTGAAGCATCGGAACAGCGATTGATTGAGATGCTTGAGCAAATCGCCAACGACACATTGCCGGGCGAGATCATTTTGGATGTGCTAGAAACAGCCGAGCAACGGGCAACGAAATCTCCCGCGATTCAGGCCGCGTTTGACAAAGCCAACGCGGCAATCAATCAACGTTTCGCGAACACGCCTGAAAAGTCGCGACCGTTTTTGGTCAGCCGTGACGGGGGCGATGCCGCCAGAGGAAAAGTGATCTTCGACACCCATCTCGGCGCCCAGTGCATCCGATGTCATAAGGTCGGAAAAGAAGGAAGCGATGTCGGCCCCAATTTGCTTGGGATCGCGGCGAGCAAGGATCGTGATTATCTGCTGCAAAGCGTCATCGCCCCCAGCAAGGACATCGACAAGAAATACCAGACCCAATCGTTTTTGATGGATTCGGGACAGATTGTGATGGGGTTGGTGAAATCCGAGGGTGATGACGAGACCATTATCTCGGATAGCCAAGGCAAAGAGATCCGGCTTAGCAATGACGAGATCGAAGACGTGTCCAAAAACGAGGTTTCCATCATGCCTGACATGACCGACGTTTTGACACGCAAAGAGGTTCGCGACGTGGTAGCCTATCTGTCGACCCTGAAATCCAAATAA